The segment TGAGACCGGCAAGTTCCCAATTGTTGCAGCCCAGATAGTTCCACTCGGAGACAACAAACAGCCAGATGTTATAATCGTCAGCGGTGAGACCCCAATCGGTGGTTATGAACCAATGTGGGCCAGCGAGTACTATGGAGTTAAACTCGACGGACCAACTGTCATTGCAAACATTCTCCAGTGGAGCCTCGAGATGACCAAGGGACTTCCGACTACAAGCACTTCGACTTCGACAACTTCCTCCAGCGGAAAGAGCGGAATCTGTGGTCCAGCATTCATAGTTGGTCTAGCAGTACTCCCACTCCTCCTCAGAAAGAGGAGGTAATCTCGCTCCCTCCTTTATTTATATCTTTGAACCAACACTCTTTTTAAACGAAGCTTGAAAAAAAGGTGGGGATCGCCATGAGGCGGATGCTCGGTGTGCTCTTAATACTTGTTTTGGGACTCAGCGTAGTGGCCAGCGGTTGTATCAGTGGAAGTAGCAGTGGAACAAGCACAGGAACAACTCAGGGCATCACTCTGGTTATAGTTACAAGACACGATGCCACAATTCAGTACAAAACAAAGGAACTGTTTCTAAAGAGCGAGATCGCCAAGGAGTACCACATAACCAACCTTAAGTTCATTGGCGTTCCGGAGTCACTCTGGCCGGAGTACATCAAGAAGGGTGCCGACGTTGGCTGGGGTGGAGGTCCAACTCTTTTCGATGACATGTATAAGATGGGATACCTCGCTCCAATAACAGACAAGAAAATCCTAGACCTTATAGGAACTCAGATTCCCAAGGAACTCGCTGGAATGCCGATGATTAGGGAGGAAAATGGTAAGGTCTACTGGATTGCGGCGGCTCTTTCGTCCTTCGGTTTCACAGTTAACAAGCAGGTTCTCGAAAAGCAGAAGCTTCCGTTTCCGCACAAGTGGGAGGACATAGCTACAGCAGACTGGGCTCGCGACCCGCCGATGTACGGCATAGCCGACCCAACGAGGAGCACTTCCAACACCAGGATTTACCAGATTATCCTCCAGGCCTTCGGCTGGGACAAGGGATGGAGAATTCTGACCCTTATAGCGGCCAACTCCAAGGTTTACGAGGCGAGTGATGCCGTTAGAGACGCCGTTATAAACGGTGAGATAGCGGCTGGAAACACCATAGACTTCTACGGTTACACCGCAATGAAGCAGAACCCCAACTGTGTCTACGTCATACCAAAGGGGGAGAGTATTATTAACGGTGACCCAATAGCGCTCCTCAAGTACAGCAAGCACCCCGAGGCCGCTCAGGCCTTCATCTACTGGGTCCTCACCCAGGGACAGGCCGTTTGGATGAGCCCCGACATTAACAGGCTTCCGATTAACCCGACGATTTTCAACCAGACCATCACCCAGGAGGAGGCCAAGGTTCTCTTCAACGGAAAATACGCAGGGGAGACCTTTGCACAGGCCCGCCCGACTCTGCTTAAGGCATACAAGCTCTCCATATCAAGCAAGGGAATACCCTTCAATGATACTGAGGCTCTTAAGACTGTCAACTCCCTGCAGTACTACTTCAAGGCCACTCTTATTGATGTCAATGGTCCTCTGCACCAGGCATGGATGGAAATCGTTAACGCATACAAGAGCGGTAAAATAACCAAGGAGCAGTTCGAAAAGCTCAAAGACGAACTTACAGCACCTATAGAGTTCAAAGATCCAGAAACAGGTAAGATGGTCACCTTTACAGAAGAGTATGCAGCGAAGATAAACGATAGAATAGCCACCGATGCAGGCTTCCAGAGTCAGCTGATGCAAGAGTGGAGAAACGCGGCACAGGCAAAGTACAACAAGGTCATGGAAGACCTGAAGAAGATGGAAGGTAGCTGAACTATTTTCTTTTATTTTGACAGAATGACGTTAAGAAAGGCCTTTTTTCTTTTCAAACTTTCCAAACTCTTTTCAGAAACCTTTAAAATTAGGGCGTGAATCCTATGGTAGTTGAGAGTGTTTAAAAACTGCAGGGAGGTAACGCTAATGAGAGTCAGTAAATGGAGTGAAAGACTCTTTGGAACTCCCATACCTGACCCAGTTGTTATAGTGTCATTTCTGTTTCCGTTGCTATACCTGGTGGCGTTCCTCGTGATTCCCGTTATAGTAATGCTTGGGACGGCATTCAAGTATAATGGACATATATCGCTATACTGGTTCAAGAGCATTTTCACCTCAAGTTACTACTTCAATCCCCTTCATCCAACAGGATACATAGTTACAACCAGACCTTACGGAAACCAAGAGGTGTATTACTTCTTTGGTAAGGACTTTGGAGTTGTTCTTAATTCGATAATAGTCTCAGTAAGCGTGATGATCCTGACCACAATACTTGGAACATCTTTCGCATTCATAATGGCCCGCTATGATTTCCCGGGTAAGAATATTATGCGTATTCTTCTTTTCATCCCTCTCCTCGTTACCCCCTTCGTCAACGTCGTCGTTGTTAAGAAGATGTTCCTCCCAGATGGTATTATCAACTGGATTTTCTATCAGCACCTCCACCTATTCCCAAAACCCATATGGATTGACGGTCTCGTGGGTGTTATTATTGCCCAGACAATAACATACTATCCAATAGTATACCTCAACGCCTACGCGAGTTTCATTAACATAGACCCCAGCTTGGAAGAACAGGCGGAGAACCTCGGAAGCAGGGGCTTCCACTTATTCAGAACGGTTACATTCCCACTGGCTCTGCCCGGTATAATGGCCGGAGCCATTCTCGTGGGAATATTCAGTCTTGAGGACCTTGCCGCCCCGATAGTTTTCCAGGGTAGTAACATAGCCAAGAAACTTATGTCGTATCAGATTTATAGCTCCTTTGTTTCAGGTTTTGCCGTTGGTAACCCTCAGATGGCGGCTTTGGCGCTGATAATGCTCACCATAGCCCTTATAATGTTCTTGGCTGTTAGGTGGTACGTCGGGCTCAAGCAGTATGCCATGCTCAGCAAGGGTGGAAGATGGAAGCCAAGGGTTGCCAAGCCCAAGTGGTGGCAGGCCCTTATCATAGCCTTTGTGGCAGTTCCCCTCCTCTTGATAACCATCTTTCCTCAGATCGGTGTTGTTCTGCTGGCCTTCTCAAAGACTTGGTATGGCACTTGGCCAAGTGGTTTTACCCTTGAAAACATGAAGGCGATAATAACACAGCCAGATATAGAGCGCGTGATACTGAACAGCCTGCTATACTCAACAGTTGCTATATTCATAATAATCCTCCTTTCACTAACGGCATCTTATGCCTCAGGAAGGTTCAAGAAAGCCAAGCTCGCCCCAATACTCGACAGCCTTGCAACCATACCAATAGCGGTCCCGGGAATAGTCATTGCGATGAGCTATTTCTTCTTCTTCTCAACGGTTCCACCCTTCAAAGGAACGATCTTTGACCCCACGAACTTGCTTTACTTCTTCCCGGGAGCGGCGCTTATCCTAGCGTACTCCATCAGACGTTTGCCCTTTGCGGCACGTTCTATCTCAGCCGGACTACAGCAGGTCCACGTTTCGCTTGAAGAGGCAGCAATGAACCTTGGAGCGGGCAGATGGAAGGCCCTAACGAGCATACTCCTGCCATTAATCTCATTGAACCTTCTCGGCGGAGCAATGCTGAGCTTTGTCTACTGTATGAGCGAGACCAGCGTTGGTATCACCCTCGGTTCCATAAACTCCACGTGGTATCCTATAACGGCTAAAATGAGAGAGCTCATTATGAGCGCCGTTGGAAGTGCAAATCTTGCGGCGGCCCTCGGTGTGTTCCTCATGCTCGTGCAGATAACGGCCATAGTTATAGCCAACATAATAACCAAACAGAGGTACTCCTTCATTGGTCTTACATGAGGTGGTGATTGAAATGGTTGATGTCAGACTGGAAAACATCGTGAAGACCTTTGACGGAACGACCGCCCTTAAGGGCATAAGCCTTCACATAAAGCACAAGGAGCTCTTCACCCTGCTTGGTCCTAGCGGGTGTGGAAAGTCAACGACCCTGAGGATAATAGCGGGTCTCGATTACCCGGACAGCGGACACATCTACTTCGGCGACGAGGAAGTTACCTATCTCCCCTCCTACCAGCGCGGTGCCGTTTTAGTTTTCCAGAACTACGCCCTCTGGCCCCACATGACCGTTTTCGACAACGTCGCTTACGGACTGAAGCTCAAGAAACTTCCAAAGGAGGAGATCAAAAGAAAAGTTGAGTGGGCCCTCGAACTCGTCAAGCTGAAGGGTTTTGAGAACCGCTATCCAACCCAGCTCTCAGGTGGACAGCAACAGCGTGTGGCAATAGCCAGGGCCCTCGTCGTTGAACCAAAGGTTCTCCTCCTCGACGAACCGCTCAGCAACCTCGACGCCAAGCTCAGACTTGAGATGCGTTCGGAAATCAGGAGAATTCAGCGTGAGCTCGGGATAACCGTCATCTACGTTACCCACGACCAGGAGGAGGCCATGGCGATAAGCGACAGGATAGCGGTGATGAACGTCGGAACCGTTGAACAGGTCGGAACTCCAAAGGACATTTATGAACGGCCCAGGACGGAATTCGTCGCGAGCTTCATGGGTAAGACCAACGTTATCCCGGCCAAAGTCGTCGAGAGGAACGGCGACCGCGTTACAGTTGAATTTGAAAGCTTCCGGCTCGATGGGCTTCACTACACCGAAAAGAGCGATAACGTTGTACTCGTCATAAGGCCGGAGCGCATAAAGTTCAGGCCCGGCGAGAACACCATCTCGCTCGAGGGAACCGTTGACCTCATCGAGTACTACGGGTTCTTTACCGAGGTCGTGGGCATCTTTGGGGAGACAAGAATTATAGCGAGAGCCATAAGCGACAAGGAAATAGCAAACCTGAAACCAACCCAGCCAGTTACCTTCTACATTGATAGAGATGATATAATCGTCCTGCCCAAACAGAACCTTTAATTTCTTTCTTTTCACTCCGGTGATTGTTATGTTAGAAGTTTTTAGAGAAAAAAAGGTATATGAGGTTCTTCTTGTGACAATGTCCAACGTCACCCCCATTGGTGTTGTTAGGAGCGGTGAAAAGCTGAGATTTAAGCTCTTCCCAGGAAAAAGCTTCCGTGAGGTTCTTGAAACAGGCAAAGCCTCAATCCAGCTCACCAATGACCCCGAACTGCTCGTTAGGACGGCTCTAAACCTGCCGGTCGAAGTTGAGTTCGAAGAACAAAAGGGCTACCGGTGGATAAGAGGTCTTCCCGGGGTTTATGGGAATGTTACGTCAAAGGTCGAGCATTGGAAGGATAACCTCGGGGAGACGGAAGTTTTAGTCTGTGAGCTGATTCCCAAAGGCGAAATCAGAGCTGAATTGCCCACTAAACCCTTCAGCAGAGCCGACTGTTTGTTTGTCGAAATGGCTATTCTCTTTACTAGATACCTCGTAAAATCAAGTGAAGAATTAAGAGAAAAAATTATCGACCTATATTCTACTTATAAACATCTTGGGGGAGACTCCCCAACTGCGGACTACATTTTTTCAGTCTTGACAAAGAAGGCTCAAAAATAGACATCGATGACATTGTTCTTAAACAGGTTTTGAATGGGAAAGGTTTTAAGAGCATGTTCTCTCCTCTAAACGGTGATACCATGGCCAGACGGCTGTTGGCTCTGTTGATAGCTTTTGCAACTGCTGTTTCTTTACTTGGAGTGCACCCAGTGACAGCTCAGGGTTTCTCAACAACCTATAGCGACTACATATACCTTCCCGCCCCAGTAGTTCCAGCCTTTGCAATTCCTGGAGGAACGTTCAACTTGTATCCCAAGGAAGGCGTTCAAATTGAATCCGTAACCGCAGTTTCAGTCCTCCATGGCCCCTATGATCTTCAGATTGTCTCCAAGAACGACAAGTCAGTTACTCTCAAAACACCAGAAAACATGGCTCCCGATGACTACTTCCTTCTGATAAAAACCAACAACGGAACTCTCGTTCTCCCGAACGGTCTCAAAGTTTTCAAGGAGTGGCCAACGACCCTCAAGATAGCTTGGGTCAGTGACACACACGTTACGACAGGTGCGAAGGTGGGTTTTGTCTGCAAGCAGTACTTCCAGAGTAGCGTGTATAAACTCGAGGAACTCTGTTCAGATCCCATTCCACTTCACAGCGTTGTTGCAACCTACAGCGCCTACCAGTACTGGGCAATGAACGGAGCAACGCTTCTCATAAACACTGGTGATGAAGTTGATACCAGCGGTGATGTCACAGGATATCAAATAATGTTTAACATAACCAAGCTCGCATCAGCCTCCGGTCTTCCCGTTGTGGGAATCAAGGGCAATCACGACGACCCGCCGACTGTTTACACCCAAATCCTCGGTCCAAGGTACTTCTACGTTACCATCGGTAAGTTCATTATAATCGGCCTCGACACCGGTGGTGACCGCGGTTACCCGACTATGGACGAGATTGAGTGGATGGAAAAGGTTCTTGACGAGCACAAAGGATACATCCCAATAATCCTCTACCACCACCCGTACTTCTTCAACCCACGCTGGAACTACCTCGGTGGTGTCATAAAAGGACTTGACCCGAGCACAGACTGGGACAAGCTCAAAGAATACGTCGGCAGGTACTGGGGAGGTGATCCAGAGGTTGCAAAGCGCTTCCTTGAGGACGTCGTCAAGTACAACATACCACTTACTCTAAGCGGTCACATCCACCACGACATGTACTGGCTTTACATAGACAAGGAAGGCCACAAGCACTACTTCCTTACACTCACATCAACAGGTGCCCCTGACAAGGAACCCAATCCTCCCGCCCACAAAGGATACAGCCCAACTTGGTATGGAAGCAATCTCGTTGAAATAAGTGTGAACGGAACCGTCAAAATGCCCTTTGTTAATGTGAAAATCGAAGACGATAAAGTTAGAAGTGACTTCATGAGTGTTCCCGTTCCCCAGGAATTTATGATATTCAGACACGAGACGAGCTTTGGAACGGCTCTTAAGTTCATCAACGAGCTTAACAACAGCGTTTCTGGACCGATAGTTGTTCCGGTCCCAGCCAACGCAAAGGTTGATCCAAGCGTTACCAACGTTACCTACAAGGTGATAGCCTCCAGGGAGATAGCCGGCAAGTACTACATGCTCCTCAACGTTACAGTTCCTAAGGGAGTTTCCCAGCTTGTCATCGACACCGGCAAAGACACGGAGAAACCGGTGGTTCAGATTGCCTACCTTCAGCCAAGCCACCCAAGGCCCGACTCCCAGTTCACAGTTTACTTCACGGCCCAGGACAACCTTGGTATAAGGGATCTTTACGCCGTTCTCTATGACTCCAATGGTAACCCAGTAAAATACGGTAAGGTTGACAAATTCCCGGCAGAACCATCAAGCGGAAAACCTGGAGACACGTTCTACATTGTCGAGCTCCCTGGACTCAAGGCAGGCAAGTACAAGCTTGAAATAGTTGCTGAGGACTTCTACGGAAACAAGGCTGTGGTTACAAAAGAGCTCAACATAGCAGCTGCCAAGCCACCCGCAACTTCGAGCACTCCGACTTCGACAACTTCCTCCAGCGGAAAGAGCGGAATCTGTGGTCCAGCATTCATAGTTGGTCTAGCAGTACTCCCACTCCTCCTCAGAAAGAGGAGGTGACCTCTTTCTCTTCTTTTCTACCGCAACTTTTATAAAACCGTCCCGAAACCCTATGAGCGAGGGCCCGTAGCCTAGCAGGATAGGGCGCCGGCCTTCTAAGCCGGAGGTCGCGGGTTCGAATCCCGCCGGGCCCGCCAGAACTCTTTTGGTGATGAGAATGGAGCTCAGAGAATTCCAGGAGATGATTAAGGAAATCTACTTCCACAAGGACTCCAAGCGCGGTGTGGAAAGGACATTCCTCTGGTTCGTCGAAGAGATCGGAGAGTTGAGCGAGGCCATAAGGAAGCGCGATAGAGAAGCCATGGAGGAGGAGTTCGCCGACGTTCTGGCGTGGCTCGCGAGTTTGGCCAATTTACTGGACGTTGACCTGGAGCAAGCGGCCAAGAGGAAGTACCCCGGCGTCTGTCCCTACTGCGGGAAGAAGCCCTGTGAGTGCGAGGAGAAGTTTTGAGTTTGCTATTGTTGTTTGTAGTGATTTATAGTTCTGGCATGTTTAATGTCCCTTTCGACATTCATCTAAACGAAAAGACTTTTATACTCCCCGGTGAACTATTCTATGCAGTAATCCGGGGTGATGTGCATGGAGCTTTTGGAGTTTGCAGTGGAGAAGGCCCTCGAGCTTGGAGCTAACTACGCCGAGGCGCGCTTCGAGGAAAAAACCGGAACCCATCTGGCCATAAAGAACGGTTCTCCGGAGGGAATAAGCATCAACGCCGACAGGGGCATGGGGATAAGGGTTCTCGTCAACGGAGGAATGGGCTTCGCGAGTACGAACGTCCTCACGAAGGAGAGCATATCCGAGGCGGTGAAGAAAGCTGTAAAGCTCGCGAAGGCGGCCTCTCAGGTTAGGAACGAACCCATACGCTTTTCCGAGGAAAACTTCCACCGCGTTTCCTACAAGGTCAAGATGAAGAAGGACATCCGGGACGTTTCCCCGGAGGAAAAGCTCGAACTCCTAAGGAAAATCGAGGAAGAGGTCAAGGCAACGGGCGTAAACGTGCCAATGCGCTATCTGATGTACTCCGACGAGCTGTGGAAGAAGGAGATAGTGACGAGCGAAGGTGCCTACGTGAAGAGCAAAATCCCGAGGGTCTCGGTGGTTTACAACCTCGTGGTTTTCGAGAACGGCCAGATGGAGCAGGCCCCATTTGTCCAGAGGGCATTTTCCGGTGGCTTTGAGCTACTTGAAAGGGACGAACCCTGGAACTGGGCGGTAAAGGACGTTAAGGCCTTGAGGAAGCTCATTGCTGAGGGCAGGAAGCCCCCGGAAGGAAAGGTCGACCTCGTCATAAGCCCTGAAGTAGCGGGAATAGCGGTCCATGAGAGCGTTGGTCACCCCTACGAGGCCGACAGGATTTTTGGAAGGGAAGCCGCTCAGGCGGGAGAGAGCTTCGTGAAGCCGGACATGCTCGGAGAGAGGATTGGAAGCGAGGTAGTTACGGTAATAGACGACCCGACGATACCGAACAGCTGGGGCTTCTACCTCTACGACGACGAGGGCGTTAAAGCTCGCCCGAGGTATCTTATAAGGGACGGAATCATCACGGAGTTCCTTACCAACAGGGAATACGCCTACAAGCTCGGCCAGCACTCAAACGCCGCCGCGAGGGCAATCAACTACAACCGCGAGCCAATTGTGAGAATGGCCAACACCTACTTAGCTCCGGGCGATTACAGCTTCGAGGAGCTGATTGAAGATATCAAGCTCGGCGTCTACATGGTGTCCTTCAACGAGTGGAACATCGACGACAGGAGGTACCAGCAGAGGTACATCGGCAGGGAAGCCTACCTAATCGAGAACGGAGAAATAAAGCACCCTGTGAAGAGGCCCATCCTTGAGATAACGACGAGAGCTCTCTGGAGTAGCGTTGACGCCGTCGGTAAGGACGTTGAGTTCTATCCCGGAACCTGTGGCAAGGGCGAACCCGGGCAGGGAGTCCCGGTCTGGATGGGTGGAGCCCATGCGAGGCTTCGTGACATACCCCTGAGGTACTGAGGTGAGAAAGATGTTCGAGCTTAACGAGTTCATACTCAAAAGGGCCGAGGAGCTCGGCTTTGGTGACGTCGTTGTTCTGGGCTATGAAACGAACAGGAGGCAGGTTCGCTTTGCCAACAACGAGATAACCGTGGCAAAACACTGGCACGAGAGAAAGGTTGAGCTCTTCGTCGAGAAGGACAAAAGAATAGCCAACACAACCATAACGGAGCTGAGCAGGGAGAACATCGAGCGGGTTCTGAAGACCCTCAAGAAGAACATTGAGGGCCTTTCGCCAAAGGAGGACTACTACGGGATAGCTGAAGGTCCATTCAAATATAAGGACATCCCCGAGACCTTTGACAAGGCAATAGTAGAACTCGACGAGCCGAACGAGTACGTGGAGATTGCCATAAACACCGCCCTGAGCGAAGGGGCCAAGCGCGTTGCCGGCGTTCTCTACACCGACCACGACAGGATTTACCTCACAACCAGCAACGGTGTGGAGGCCTTTGATGAGGGGACTGGGATAGAGATAAGCGTTAGGGCCTTCGTTGGAGACCTCGAAAGCGGACACGGGACGTGCTCGGCGCGCGTTTTGAAGAAGTTTGACCCGGAACTGGCCGGAAGGAAGGCTGGTGAGATAGCCCACATGGCCAGAAACCCGGAGCAGGGGCCCGAGGGACGCTTTGACGTAATCTTCGACCCGTTAGCGTTCGCCAACCTGCTCAGTTATATGGGGTTCATGCTCTCGGCATACGCCGCGGAGGCTGGATTCTCGTTCCTTGCCGGAAAGCTCGGAGAAAAGGTCGCCAGCGAACCCGTGACCATAAAGGACGTTGGAAACCTGCCCAACGGCTATGGAACCAGAAAGTTCGACGATGAGGGCGTTCCAACGAGGGAAACCACTGTCATAGAGAACGGAACCTTCAGGACGTTTCTCCTCAACACGAGCCTGGCGAGAAAATACAAAACCGAAACAACGGCCAACGCGGGTCTAATAATGCCCCGCCCGTGGAACATCGTCCTTGAGCCCGGGGATTACTCCAAGGCCGAACTTTTCAGCGAGGTTAAGCGCGGAATCTACATCACCAACGTCTGGTACACCCGCTTCCAGAACTACGTCACCGGGGACTTCTCGACCATCCCAAGGGACGGAATCTTCCTCATCGAGAACGGCGAGTTCAAGCCAATAAGGAACATCCGCGTGAGCGACAACCTCCAGAGGATTCTGAGCAACGTCATTGCGATAGGCAACGAGCCGTTCCAGGTGCACTGGTGGGAGGTTTCAAGGCCCGTGATAACGCCCTACGTTCTGGTAAAGGACGTCGGGATAACAAGGGCCACGAAGTGATTCTCTCATTTTTATTACCCCCGTCTACGGCCATTTCCGTCGTGGCAAAGCTTTTATAGTTTAGTACCATACCCCCTTTGAGGGTAGTCCAATGCTGTTCAGTGTCGAACCAAAAACTTCAATAAAGGACGTGTTTGGGAGAAAGGCAGAGTTTCTTGAATTCGTGGAGAAGCTTGAAAATGGAAGGAGATTGTTCGTTATAACCGGCCCAAGGAGGATAGGAAAGACAACCTTTCTCTATGCAACGCTCAACGAGCTCTACCGCATGAGAAAAGTCCCGTACATCATAGTGGACGCACGAAAAGCCGCTTCGATGAACATGTACAATCCAGCGAAAGTTATCGCGAGGGACCTTGAACTCCTGAGCGGGGGCAGGTTCTCCAAGATGACCTCACGTATTGAGAGTATAAGCGTTAGGGGCTACGGGATAAGGCTCAGGTCAAAACCGAGCGAGCTAACCGAGGCACTCGAAGAGATAAACGAAAGATACGAACTCGCTGTGATTGCGTTCGACGAGGCCCAGTATCTGCGTTTTTCCAGGAGTGATTTTACCCTCCTCCTCTCATGGGTGTACGATGCCCTTCAGAACGTGGCGGTCGTGCTGACGGGCTCTCAAGTTGGCCTTCTTGAGAAGTTCCTCCGCTTTGGGGACTACGGTGCTCCACTGTACGGCAGGTATCACGTTCGGATAAAGCTTCCCCGCTTTAACCCTTCGGAGAGCCTTGAGTTCCTCGAAAGGGGTTTTGAGGAGTACGGCATGGATGTTCCATCGAAGGAACTCCTCTCTGCTGTCAAGACCCTCGACGGCGTTCCCGGATGGCTTACTCACTACGGTGCCTACAGGGTGGACGGCAGTTCCCACTGGGATGCAATAGAGGCAGTTTTGGAAGAAGCCAAAGGTTACATCGAGGCTGAGTTCAAGGAACTCGATGAGCTGAGCCCGAGGTATCGGGCCATAATGGAGATTGTGGCGACGATAACCCGGTCACAGCCAACCGCCCGGAGAAAGGACATTCTAAACGCTCTCTCCCTGAGAGAAGGCCGGAGAATAGACAACAAGGACATGCGAAGATACCTGAGAAACCTCGTGGACTACGGCTTCCTGGAGCATACTGGCTACGGGGAGTACTACATACCAGACCCAGTAGTTAAGAGGGTCTTTCAGCGCTAACCTAACTGGAGATGCTCAATTTTACCCTGAAGAAACCTAAAGAACGCTCCTATAGTGAGGAAAAACAATGCAAACAGTAGCCTCGCCTCTGAAAGCCCGAGAAAGTCCGTTGCAAAGCCGTAGATTGTGTAAAAGACTGACGTAACGAGGGCCATCACCATGTTCCTGAGAGATATGACCGTCGCCCTCTTCTCGCTTGAAATCCGCCTCTGGAACTCCACGGAGAAGTTGAAGGTAAAGGCAGAGGCAAAAAGCGTCGCCACAACTCCCAGGGCGACTATAAGAAGGGGGTTTGGAAACAGGACGGATAGCACGGTCGCGAGTGGGATTCCGATTGAGGCCATC is part of the Thermococcus sp. genome and harbors:
- a CDS encoding TldD/PmbA family protein — translated: MELLEFAVEKALELGANYAEARFEEKTGTHLAIKNGSPEGISINADRGMGIRVLVNGGMGFASTNVLTKESISEAVKKAVKLAKAASQVRNEPIRFSEENFHRVSYKVKMKKDIRDVSPEEKLELLRKIEEEVKATGVNVPMRYLMYSDELWKKEIVTSEGAYVKSKIPRVSVVYNLVVFENGQMEQAPFVQRAFSGGFELLERDEPWNWAVKDVKALRKLIAEGRKPPEGKVDLVISPEVAGIAVHESVGHPYEADRIFGREAAQAGESFVKPDMLGERIGSEVVTVIDDPTIPNSWGFYLYDDEGVKARPRYLIRDGIITEFLTNREYAYKLGQHSNAAARAINYNREPIVRMANTYLAPGDYSFEELIEDIKLGVYMVSFNEWNIDDRRYQQRYIGREAYLIENGEIKHPVKRPILEITTRALWSSVDAVGKDVEFYPGTCGKGEPGQGVPVWMGGAHARLRDIPLRY
- a CDS encoding MazG nucleotide pyrophosphohydrolase domain-containing protein, producing MELREFQEMIKEIYFHKDSKRGVERTFLWFVEEIGELSEAIRKRDREAMEEEFADVLAWLASLANLLDVDLEQAAKRKYPGVCPYCGKKPCECEEKF
- a CDS encoding DUF447 domain-containing protein; the encoded protein is MLEVFREKKVYEVLLVTMSNVTPIGVVRSGEKLRFKLFPGKSFREVLETGKASIQLTNDPELLVRTALNLPVEVEFEEQKGYRWIRGLPGVYGNVTSKVEHWKDNLGETEVLVCELIPKGEIRAELPTKPFSRADCLFVEMAILFTRYLVKSSEELREKIIDLYSTYKHLGGDSPTADYIFSVLTKKAQK
- a CDS encoding extracellular solute-binding protein, which codes for MRRMLGVLLILVLGLSVVASGCISGSSSGTSTGTTQGITLVIVTRHDATIQYKTKELFLKSEIAKEYHITNLKFIGVPESLWPEYIKKGADVGWGGGPTLFDDMYKMGYLAPITDKKILDLIGTQIPKELAGMPMIREENGKVYWIAAALSSFGFTVNKQVLEKQKLPFPHKWEDIATADWARDPPMYGIADPTRSTSNTRIYQIILQAFGWDKGWRILTLIAANSKVYEASDAVRDAVINGEIAAGNTIDFYGYTAMKQNPNCVYVIPKGESIINGDPIALLKYSKHPEAAQAFIYWVLTQGQAVWMSPDINRLPINPTIFNQTITQEEAKVLFNGKYAGETFAQARPTLLKAYKLSISSKGIPFNDTEALKTVNSLQYYFKATLIDVNGPLHQAWMEIVNAYKSGKITKEQFEKLKDELTAPIEFKDPETGKMVTFTEEYAAKINDRIATDAGFQSQLMQEWRNAAQAKYNKVMEDLKKMEGS
- a CDS encoding iron ABC transporter permease — protein: MRVSKWSERLFGTPIPDPVVIVSFLFPLLYLVAFLVIPVIVMLGTAFKYNGHISLYWFKSIFTSSYYFNPLHPTGYIVTTRPYGNQEVYYFFGKDFGVVLNSIIVSVSVMILTTILGTSFAFIMARYDFPGKNIMRILLFIPLLVTPFVNVVVVKKMFLPDGIINWIFYQHLHLFPKPIWIDGLVGVIIAQTITYYPIVYLNAYASFINIDPSLEEQAENLGSRGFHLFRTVTFPLALPGIMAGAILVGIFSLEDLAAPIVFQGSNIAKKLMSYQIYSSFVSGFAVGNPQMAALALIMLTIALIMFLAVRWYVGLKQYAMLSKGGRWKPRVAKPKWWQALIIAFVAVPLLLITIFPQIGVVLLAFSKTWYGTWPSGFTLENMKAIITQPDIERVILNSLLYSTVAIFIIILLSLTASYASGRFKKAKLAPILDSLATIPIAVPGIVIAMSYFFFFSTVPPFKGTIFDPTNLLYFFPGAALILAYSIRRLPFAARSISAGLQQVHVSLEEAAMNLGAGRWKALTSILLPLISLNLLGGAMLSFVYCMSETSVGITLGSINSTWYPITAKMRELIMSAVGSANLAAALGVFLMLVQITAIVIANIITKQRYSFIGLT
- a CDS encoding ABC transporter ATP-binding protein, producing the protein MVDVRLENIVKTFDGTTALKGISLHIKHKELFTLLGPSGCGKSTTLRIIAGLDYPDSGHIYFGDEEVTYLPSYQRGAVLVFQNYALWPHMTVFDNVAYGLKLKKLPKEEIKRKVEWALELVKLKGFENRYPTQLSGGQQQRVAIARALVVEPKVLLLDEPLSNLDAKLRLEMRSEIRRIQRELGITVIYVTHDQEEAMAISDRIAVMNVGTVEQVGTPKDIYERPRTEFVASFMGKTNVIPAKVVERNGDRVTVEFESFRLDGLHYTEKSDNVVLVIRPERIKFRPGENTISLEGTVDLIEYYGFFTEVVGIFGETRIIARAISDKEIANLKPTQPVTFYIDRDDIIVLPKQNL
- a CDS encoding CGP-CTERM sorting domain-containing protein, whose translation is MFSPLNGDTMARRLLALLIAFATAVSLLGVHPVTAQGFSTTYSDYIYLPAPVVPAFAIPGGTFNLYPKEGVQIESVTAVSVLHGPYDLQIVSKNDKSVTLKTPENMAPDDYFLLIKTNNGTLVLPNGLKVFKEWPTTLKIAWVSDTHVTTGAKVGFVCKQYFQSSVYKLEELCSDPIPLHSVVATYSAYQYWAMNGATLLINTGDEVDTSGDVTGYQIMFNITKLASASGLPVVGIKGNHDDPPTVYTQILGPRYFYVTIGKFIIIGLDTGGDRGYPTMDEIEWMEKVLDEHKGYIPIILYHHPYFFNPRWNYLGGVIKGLDPSTDWDKLKEYVGRYWGGDPEVAKRFLEDVVKYNIPLTLSGHIHHDMYWLYIDKEGHKHYFLTLTSTGAPDKEPNPPAHKGYSPTWYGSNLVEISVNGTVKMPFVNVKIEDDKVRSDFMSVPVPQEFMIFRHETSFGTALKFINELNNSVSGPIVVPVPANAKVDPSVTNVTYKVIASREIAGKYYMLLNVTVPKGVSQLVIDTGKDTEKPVVQIAYLQPSHPRPDSQFTVYFTAQDNLGIRDLYAVLYDSNGNPVKYGKVDKFPAEPSSGKPGDTFYIVELPGLKAGKYKLEIVAEDFYGNKAVVTKELNIAAAKPPATSSTPTSTTSSSGKSGICGPAFIVGLAVLPLLLRKRR